In Phycicoccus sp. M110.8, the following are encoded in one genomic region:
- the uvrA gene encoding excinuclease ABC subunit UvrA, which yields MDTVTSALPARRPTHDQLIVRGAREHNLRDVSIELPRDSMIVFTGLSGSGKSSLAFDTIFAEGQRRYVESLSAYARQFLGQMDKPDVDFIEGLSPAVSIDQKSTNRNPRSTVGTITEVYDYLRLLFARAGRPHCPVCGEPITRQSPQQIVDRLLELPERTRFQVLAPVVRARKGEYVDLFAELQTKGFSRARVDGEVVSLTEPPKLEKQVKHTIDVVVDRLVAKGDDAGSKRRLTDSVETALSLAGGVLVVEFVDRDADDPERERRFSEKMACPNDHPLAMDEVEPRSFSFNSPFGACPKCTGLGTELEVDPELLVPDEDLSLADGAIAPWAQGSGSAEYFQRVMTALAEDLKFSMDAPWHSLPARAKEALLHGQNYKVHVRYRNRYGRERSYTTGFEGVVPFVRRRHSETDSEWSRERYEGYMREVPCPECKGARLKPESLAVLLGGQSISAVCAMAIADCATFLKEVDFSPRERQIAERVIKEIEARLGFLLDVGLDYLSLDRPAGTLSGGEAQRIRLATQIGSGLVGVLYVLDEPSIGLHQRDNHRLIETLTRLRDLGNTLIVVEHDEDTIATADWVVDIGPGAGEHGGVVVHSGTVKGLLEHPDSVTGKYLSGRLEIPTPSVRRPREKGREVKVVGAREHNLKGVDVSFPLGTLTAVTGVSGSGKSTMVNDILYNVLANKLNGARHVPGRHKTVTGLQHLDKVVHVDQSPIGRTPRSNPATYTGVFDAIRKLFATTTEAKIRGYQPGRFSFNVKGGRCDACSGDGTIKIEMNFLPDVYVPCEVCHGARYNRETLEVHFKGKTIADVLDMPIEEAAEFFAAVPAIARHMKTLNDVGLGYVRLGQPAPTLSGGEAQRVKLASELQKRSTGRTIYVLDEPTTGLHFEDIRKLLLVLQGLVDKGNTVIVIEHNLDVIKNADWIIDMGPEGGNGGGLVIAEGTPEEVAQVEESHTGRFLAPVLAKSARTPTRATGSRATKKTAAASAATKRTATRTTASTAKKAAAKKTATKKVAAKKAPRSTR from the coding sequence TCGTCCGCGGGGCCCGCGAGCACAACCTCCGCGACGTCTCGATCGAGCTGCCGCGCGACTCGATGATCGTGTTCACGGGCCTCTCGGGCTCCGGCAAGTCCTCCCTGGCGTTCGACACCATCTTCGCCGAGGGCCAGCGTCGCTACGTCGAGTCGCTCTCCGCGTACGCCCGCCAGTTCCTCGGCCAGATGGACAAGCCGGACGTCGACTTCATCGAGGGCCTCTCGCCGGCCGTGTCGATCGACCAGAAGTCGACCAACCGCAACCCGCGCTCGACCGTCGGCACCATCACCGAGGTCTACGACTACCTGCGCCTGCTCTTCGCCCGCGCCGGGCGGCCGCACTGCCCCGTCTGCGGCGAACCGATCACCCGGCAGAGCCCGCAGCAGATCGTCGACCGCCTGCTCGAGCTGCCCGAGCGCACCCGCTTCCAGGTCCTGGCGCCGGTCGTCCGGGCGCGCAAGGGCGAGTACGTCGACCTGTTCGCCGAGCTGCAGACCAAGGGCTTCTCGCGGGCCCGGGTCGACGGCGAGGTGGTGTCGCTGACCGAGCCGCCCAAGCTCGAGAAGCAGGTCAAGCACACGATCGACGTCGTCGTCGACCGGCTCGTGGCCAAGGGCGACGACGCCGGGTCCAAGCGCCGGCTCACCGACTCGGTCGAGACGGCCCTGTCCCTGGCTGGCGGCGTGCTCGTGGTCGAGTTCGTCGACCGCGACGCCGACGACCCGGAGCGCGAGCGGCGCTTCTCCGAGAAGATGGCCTGCCCCAACGACCACCCCCTCGCCATGGACGAGGTCGAGCCGCGCTCGTTCTCGTTCAACAGCCCCTTCGGCGCCTGCCCCAAGTGCACCGGACTCGGCACCGAGCTCGAGGTCGACCCCGAGCTGCTCGTGCCCGACGAGGACCTCTCCCTGGCCGACGGTGCGATCGCGCCGTGGGCCCAGGGCAGCGGGTCGGCGGAGTACTTCCAGCGGGTCATGACGGCGCTGGCCGAGGACCTCAAGTTCTCGATGGACGCCCCGTGGCACTCGCTGCCGGCCCGCGCCAAGGAGGCGCTGCTGCACGGGCAGAACTACAAGGTGCACGTCCGCTACCGCAACCGCTACGGCCGGGAGCGCTCGTACACGACGGGGTTCGAGGGCGTCGTCCCGTTCGTCCGCCGCCGGCACTCCGAGACCGACTCGGAGTGGAGCCGTGAGCGGTACGAGGGGTACATGCGCGAGGTCCCGTGCCCCGAGTGCAAGGGCGCACGCCTCAAGCCGGAGTCGCTGGCGGTCCTGCTGGGCGGCCAGTCGATCTCCGCGGTCTGCGCCATGGCGATCGCCGACTGCGCGACCTTCCTCAAGGAGGTCGACTTCAGCCCCCGCGAGCGGCAGATCGCCGAGCGCGTGATCAAGGAGATCGAGGCCCGCCTCGGCTTCCTGCTCGACGTCGGCCTCGACTACCTCTCGCTCGACCGCCCCGCGGGCACCCTGTCCGGTGGTGAGGCCCAGCGCATCCGGCTCGCGACCCAGATCGGGTCCGGCCTGGTCGGCGTCCTCTACGTCCTCGACGAGCCGAGCATCGGCCTGCACCAGCGCGACAACCACCGGCTCATCGAGACCCTCACCCGGCTGCGCGACCTCGGCAACACGCTCATCGTCGTCGAGCACGACGAGGACACCATCGCCACCGCCGACTGGGTCGTCGACATCGGCCCGGGCGCCGGCGAGCACGGCGGCGTCGTCGTGCACTCCGGCACCGTCAAGGGCCTGCTCGAGCACCCCGACTCGGTGACCGGCAAGTACCTGTCCGGCCGGCTCGAGATCCCCACCCCGTCGGTGCGGCGCCCGCGGGAGAAGGGTCGCGAGGTCAAGGTGGTCGGTGCGCGCGAGCACAACCTCAAGGGGGTCGACGTGTCGTTCCCCCTGGGCACCCTGACGGCGGTGACCGGCGTCTCCGGGTCGGGCAAGTCGACCATGGTCAACGACATCCTCTACAACGTCCTGGCCAACAAGCTCAACGGCGCCCGGCACGTCCCCGGCCGGCACAAGACGGTCACGGGGTTGCAGCACCTCGACAAGGTCGTGCACGTCGACCAGAGCCCGATCGGTCGCACGCCACGGTCCAACCCCGCCACCTACACCGGTGTGTTCGACGCGATCCGCAAGCTCTTCGCCACGACTACCGAGGCGAAGATCCGCGGCTACCAGCCGGGGCGGTTCTCGTTCAACGTCAAGGGCGGGCGCTGCGACGCCTGCTCCGGTGACGGCACCATCAAGATCGAGATGAACTTCCTGCCGGACGTCTACGTCCCGTGCGAGGTGTGCCACGGCGCCCGGTACAACCGGGAGACCCTCGAGGTGCACTTCAAGGGCAAGACGATCGCCGACGTCCTCGACATGCCGATCGAGGAGGCCGCCGAGTTCTTCGCCGCGGTGCCCGCCATCGCCCGGCACATGAAGACGCTCAACGACGTCGGTCTGGGCTACGTCCGGCTCGGCCAGCCGGCGCCGACCCTGTCCGGTGGCGAGGCCCAGCGCGTGAAGCTGGCCTCCGAGCTGCAGAAGCGGTCGACCGGCCGGACGATCTACGTGCTCGACGAGCCGACGACCGGCCTGCACTTCGAGGACATCCGCAAGCTGCTGCTCGTCCTGCAGGGCCTGGTCGACAAGGGCAACACGGTCATCGTCATCGAGCACAACCTCGACGTCATCAAGAACGCCGACTGGATCATCGACATGGGTCCCGAAGGCGGCAACGGCGGTGGCCTGGTCATCGCCGAGGGCACGCCGGAGGAGGTCGCACAGGTCGAGGAGAGCCACACGGGCCGGTTCCTCGCCCCGGTGCTCGCCAAGAGCGCGCGCACCCCCACCCGGGCGACCGGCAGCCGGGCGACGAAGAAGACGGCCGCCGCCTCGGCTGCGACCAAGCGCACGGCCACGCGGACGACCGCCAGCACCGCGAAGAAGGCTGCGGCGAAGAAGACTGCGACGAAGAAGGTTGCGGCGAAGAAGGCTCCTCGCTCAACCCGTTGA
- a CDS encoding ABC transporter ATP-binding protein, which translates to MLLEVDDLCVNYGRIEAIRNISFRVEEGEVVTLIGANGAGKTTTMKTVSGLRPVRAGSIRFEGQDITTMPAHDRPVLGIAQSPEGRGCFVGMTVTENLDMGAYARKDRKSGKVREDLDRVFGLFPRLAERRTQVAGTMSGGEQQMLAIGRALMASPKLLLLDEPSMGLAPKLIQQIFEIITEINKQGTTVLLVEQNAAQALKRAHRAYILETGEIVREGTGEELANDPAVKAAYLGGDV; encoded by the coding sequence ATGCTTCTTGAGGTCGACGACCTCTGCGTCAACTACGGCCGGATCGAGGCGATCCGCAACATCTCGTTCCGGGTCGAGGAGGGTGAGGTCGTCACCCTGATCGGCGCCAACGGCGCGGGCAAGACGACGACGATGAAGACGGTGTCGGGCCTGCGCCCGGTCCGGGCCGGCTCCATCCGCTTCGAGGGCCAGGACATCACCACCATGCCGGCCCACGACCGCCCGGTCCTGGGCATCGCGCAGTCCCCCGAGGGCCGCGGCTGCTTCGTCGGCATGACGGTCACCGAGAACCTCGACATGGGTGCCTACGCCCGCAAGGACCGGAAGTCGGGCAAGGTCCGCGAGGACCTCGACCGCGTCTTCGGGCTCTTCCCCCGCCTGGCGGAGCGCCGGACGCAGGTCGCCGGCACCATGTCCGGTGGCGAGCAGCAGATGCTCGCCATCGGCCGTGCGCTGATGGCCTCGCCCAAGCTGCTGCTGCTCGACGAGCCGTCCATGGGCCTCGCGCCCAAGCTCATCCAGCAGATCTTCGAGATCATCACGGAGATCAACAAGCAGGGCACCACCGTGCTCCTCGTGGAGCAGAACGCCGCGCAGGCGCTCAAGCGGGCACACCGCGCCTACATCCTCGAGACCGGGGAGATCGTCCGGGAGGGCACCGGCGAGGAGCTCGCCAACGACCCGGCCGTCAAGGCGGCGTACCTCGGCGGCGACGTCTAG
- a CDS encoding ABC transporter ATP-binding protein translates to MSDTTPSATTPDPKASGTPEPAKGPRVDDDTVLGPDTEATPDTSVDISVDEVQDLPAGKMLEVDDVTLRFGGVTALDGVSFHINTGEILGLIGPNGAGKTTCFNVMTGVYQPTSGNVRFMGEPLGRRKKFQITKLGIARTFQNIRLFHNMTALENVLVGADAHHSTGMGTALLRLPKHKAEEKEGMDRGYELLKFMGLEKRADELARNLPYGDQRRLEIARALATNPKLLCLDEPAAGFNPAEKARLMELIQSIRDQGYTVLLIEHDMKLVMGVTDRIVVLEFGKKIAEGKPAEIQDNPAVIAAYLGVDENAS, encoded by the coding sequence GTGTCTGACACCACCCCCTCTGCCACCACCCCCGACCCGAAGGCGTCCGGCACCCCCGAGCCCGCCAAGGGCCCCCGGGTCGACGACGACACGGTCCTCGGCCCGGACACCGAGGCCACGCCCGACACGTCGGTCGACATCTCGGTCGACGAGGTCCAGGACCTCCCGGCCGGCAAGATGCTCGAGGTCGACGACGTGACGCTGCGCTTCGGCGGCGTCACCGCCCTCGACGGCGTCTCGTTCCACATCAACACCGGGGAGATCCTCGGGCTGATCGGCCCCAACGGCGCCGGCAAGACGACCTGCTTCAACGTGATGACGGGCGTCTACCAGCCGACCTCGGGGAACGTCCGGTTCATGGGTGAGCCGCTGGGCCGGCGCAAGAAGTTCCAGATCACCAAGCTGGGCATCGCGCGCACGTTCCAGAACATCCGCCTCTTCCACAACATGACCGCGCTGGAGAACGTGCTCGTCGGCGCCGACGCGCACCACTCCACCGGCATGGGCACCGCCCTGCTCCGCCTGCCCAAGCACAAGGCGGAGGAGAAGGAGGGCATGGACCGGGGCTACGAGCTGCTCAAGTTCATGGGCCTGGAGAAGCGTGCCGACGAGCTCGCGCGGAACCTGCCCTACGGCGACCAGCGCCGGCTCGAGATCGCGCGGGCGCTGGCCACGAACCCCAAGCTCCTGTGCCTCGACGAGCCGGCGGCCGGCTTCAACCCGGCCGAGAAGGCCCGGCTGATGGAGCTGATCCAGTCGATCCGCGACCAGGGCTACACCGTCCTGCTGATCGAGCACGACATGAAGCTCGTCATGGGCGTCACCGACCGGATCGTCGTGCTGGAGTTCGGCAAGAAGATCGCCGAGGGCAAGCCGGCCGAGATCCAGGACAACCCCGCGGTCATCGCCGCCTACCTGGGAGTGGATGAGAATGCTTCTTGA
- a CDS encoding branched-chain amino acid ABC transporter permease has product MNGVRSFFSGVADRYRALPRWARIVLILALVVVVYLLPILNPPFITTQDSDFGAVLFLCALYALVAIGLNIVIGYAGLLDLGYIGFFAIGAYTVGVLGSQHGKLPLLLCIPAAMLVTLVSGIILGAPTLRVRGDYLAIVTLGFGEIVRLILVNGDALTNGSRGISNIPTPPSVVLFSLPHLEWNGLVATLNLDNTSKAFEFSVTDSVPYYWLALTFVLIVLFLDWRMQNSRVGRAWEATREDEDAAELMGVPTFKFKLLAFATGAAIGGLSGALFATKQQFINPDNFTILYSVLFVAMVVVGGQGNRWGVVVAAALLTWAPEKFRFLSDARFLLFGIALMALAIFRPQGLLPPRRSVRAKRADEVAPDQIDAEGVARV; this is encoded by the coding sequence ATGAACGGTGTCCGCAGCTTCTTCTCCGGCGTCGCCGACCGCTACCGGGCGCTGCCCCGCTGGGCCCGGATCGTCCTCATCCTCGCCCTGGTCGTGGTCGTCTACCTCCTGCCGATCCTGAACCCGCCGTTCATCACGACGCAGGACTCCGACTTCGGTGCGGTCCTCTTCCTGTGCGCGCTGTACGCGCTGGTGGCGATCGGGCTCAACATCGTGATCGGGTATGCCGGTCTGCTCGACCTCGGGTACATCGGCTTCTTCGCGATCGGCGCCTACACCGTGGGCGTCCTCGGCTCGCAGCACGGCAAGCTGCCGCTGCTGCTCTGCATCCCGGCGGCCATGCTCGTGACCCTGGTGTCCGGCATCATCCTCGGCGCACCCACCCTGCGGGTCCGCGGCGACTACCTGGCCATCGTGACGCTCGGCTTCGGTGAGATCGTCCGGCTGATCCTGGTCAACGGCGACGCCCTGACCAACGGCAGCCGCGGCATCTCGAACATCCCGACCCCGCCGAGTGTGGTGCTCTTCTCCCTGCCCCACCTCGAGTGGAACGGCCTCGTCGCGACCCTGAACCTGGACAACACCAGCAAGGCGTTCGAGTTCAGCGTCACGGACTCGGTGCCGTACTACTGGCTGGCGCTGACCTTCGTGCTCATCGTGCTGTTCCTCGACTGGCGGATGCAGAACTCGCGCGTCGGCCGGGCCTGGGAGGCCACCCGTGAGGACGAGGACGCCGCCGAGCTCATGGGCGTGCCCACCTTCAAGTTCAAGCTGCTGGCGTTCGCCACGGGTGCCGCGATCGGTGGCCTGTCCGGGGCGCTCTTCGCCACCAAGCAGCAGTTCATCAACCCCGACAACTTCACCATCCTCTACTCGGTGCTGTTCGTGGCCATGGTCGTCGTCGGCGGCCAGGGCAACCGGTGGGGTGTCGTGGTCGCGGCCGCGCTGCTGACCTGGGCGCCGGAGAAGTTCCGGTTCCTGTCCGACGCCCGCTTCCTGCTCTTCGGCATCGCACTGATGGCCCTGGCGATCTTCCGCCCGCAGGGCCTCCTGCCCCCGAGGCGCTCGGTCCGGGCGAAACGAGCCGACGAGGTCGCCCCCGACCAGATCGACGCGGAAGGAGTCGCTCGTGTCTGA
- a CDS encoding branched-chain amino acid ABC transporter permease, with protein sequence MDLLLNHFWELTITGLAFGAIYALIALGYTLVYGVLRLINFAHSEVFMWGSFAAVWVLIAIGGGKATGAGLVGYLVVGFLAAMLVSALVALGLEFVAYRPLRKRNSPPLIALISAIGASYTLSEAMGLRDKPFKALGLDDNLADYVGRPREASPFPLQINTVRLFTIGDYQVSNKDLIVLGSAIVMMVILDQFVKRSRLGRGIRAVAQDPEAAALMGVNRDRVIRLTFVLGGAMAGAAAMMYLIKVGQTRYNAGFLLGVKAFTAAVLGGIGNLRGALLGGFVLGVAESYGSAIFGSNWKDVVSFTLLVVILLFRPTGLLGESLGKARA encoded by the coding sequence ATGGATCTTCTGCTCAACCACTTCTGGGAACTCACCATCACGGGACTGGCCTTCGGGGCCATCTACGCCCTCATCGCCCTCGGGTACACGCTGGTCTACGGCGTCCTGCGCCTGATCAACTTCGCGCACTCCGAGGTCTTCATGTGGGGCAGCTTCGCCGCGGTGTGGGTCCTCATCGCCATCGGCGGCGGCAAGGCGACGGGCGCGGGCCTGGTCGGCTACCTCGTCGTGGGCTTCCTGGCCGCCATGCTCGTCTCCGCCCTCGTCGCCCTCGGGCTGGAGTTCGTGGCATACCGGCCCCTGCGCAAGCGCAACTCCCCGCCGCTCATCGCGCTCATCTCCGCGATCGGCGCCTCGTACACCCTGTCCGAGGCCATGGGCCTGCGCGACAAGCCCTTCAAGGCGCTGGGGCTCGACGACAACCTCGCCGACTACGTCGGACGACCGCGCGAGGCGTCCCCCTTCCCGCTGCAGATCAACACCGTCCGGCTGTTCACGATCGGCGACTACCAGGTCTCCAACAAGGACCTCATCGTCCTCGGCTCGGCCATCGTCATGATGGTGATCCTCGACCAGTTCGTGAAGCGCTCGCGCCTCGGCCGCGGCATCCGGGCCGTCGCCCAGGACCCCGAGGCCGCCGCGCTCATGGGCGTCAACCGCGACCGGGTCATCCGGCTCACGTTCGTCCTCGGCGGTGCCATGGCCGGCGCCGCGGCGATGATGTACCTCATCAAGGTGGGCCAGACGCGGTACAACGCCGGCTTCCTGCTGGGCGTCAAGGCGTTCACGGCCGCCGTCCTGGGTGGCATCGGCAACCTGCGCGGAGCCCTGCTCGGCGGGTTCGTCCTCGGCGTGGCCGAGAGCTACGGCTCGGCGATCTTCGGGTCGAACTGGAAGGACGTCGTGTCGTTCACGCTCCTCGTCGTCATCCTGCTGTTCCGGCCCACCGGCCTGCTCGGTGAGTCCCTCGGAAAGGCACGCGCATGA
- a CDS encoding branched-chain amino acid ABC transporter substrate-binding protein, which translates to MRSVFKIGAPVVAAALALSACGGTSGGGSGSAGGGGKACDLKIGFFGALTGDAANLGINIKNGAELAVNQYNEKHSDCKVTLVSFDSQGDPAIAPGLAQKAVTDKKLVGIVGPAFSGESKAADPIFDKAGLNIITASATNPALAENGWKTFHRILGNDATQGPAAAKYMKDILKAQKVFVSDDTSEYGKGLADIVKKDLGSLVVGTDETAADGKQDDFSPTVTKAKASGATAFFYGGYYSNASKLVKQLKDGGFTGTFVAADGVKDDGFIKGAGQAAEGAILTCPCLPPDKAPDFAAAYKKAYNSDPATYSAEAFDAANVFLDAIAAGKTSSSDMNSFIASYDKQGVTKKVKFDSKGEPAEVSVWAYKVSGGKIVPDQEIK; encoded by the coding sequence TTGCGTTCTGTCTTCAAGATCGGCGCGCCGGTGGTTGCCGCCGCGCTCGCCCTGAGTGCCTGTGGTGGCACGAGCGGCGGCGGCAGTGGTTCCGCCGGCGGCGGCGGCAAGGCCTGTGACCTCAAGATCGGCTTCTTCGGCGCCCTCACCGGCGACGCGGCCAACCTCGGCATCAACATCAAGAACGGTGCCGAGCTCGCCGTCAACCAGTACAACGAGAAGCACTCGGACTGCAAGGTCACCCTCGTCTCCTTCGACTCCCAGGGTGACCCGGCCATCGCGCCCGGCCTGGCACAGAAGGCCGTGACCGACAAGAAGCTCGTCGGCATCGTGGGCCCGGCGTTCTCCGGTGAGTCCAAGGCCGCCGACCCGATCTTCGACAAGGCCGGCCTCAACATCATCACGGCCTCCGCCACCAACCCGGCGCTCGCGGAGAACGGCTGGAAGACCTTCCACCGCATCCTCGGCAACGACGCCACCCAGGGCCCGGCGGCCGCCAAGTACATGAAGGACATCCTCAAGGCGCAGAAGGTCTTCGTCTCCGACGACACGTCCGAGTACGGCAAGGGCCTGGCGGACATCGTCAAGAAGGACCTCGGCTCGCTGGTCGTGGGCACGGACGAGACCGCTGCCGACGGCAAGCAGGACGACTTCTCCCCGACCGTGACCAAGGCCAAGGCCTCGGGCGCGACCGCGTTCTTCTACGGCGGCTACTACTCGAACGCCTCGAAGCTGGTCAAGCAGCTCAAGGACGGTGGCTTCACCGGCACGTTCGTCGCGGCCGACGGCGTCAAGGACGACGGCTTCATCAAGGGTGCCGGCCAGGCGGCCGAGGGCGCGATCCTCACCTGCCCGTGCCTGCCGCCCGACAAGGCGCCCGACTTCGCGGCCGCCTACAAGAAGGCCTACAACTCCGACCCGGCCACCTACTCGGCCGAGGCCTTCGACGCGGCGAACGTCTTCCTCGACGCCATCGCGGCCGGCAAGACGTCCTCCTCGGACATGAACTCCTTCATCGCCTCCTACGACAAGCAGGGCGTGACCAAGAAGGTCAAGTTCGACTCCAAGGGCGAGCCGGCCGAGGTCTCCGTGTGGGCCTACAAGGTCTCCGGCGGCAAGATCGTGCCGGACCAGGAAATCAAGTAA
- a CDS encoding Rieske (2Fe-2S) protein has protein sequence MTHPEEHSGTGPTRRTVLAIAGIAGVGVVAGCSSAQDAANGVVDSATSSAKEAVKQAIDKASIPVGGGKIFPDQKVVVTQPKAGEFKAFTAVCTHQGCIVSSVANGVITCGSPCGHGSEYDAATGQVKVGPAPSPLAEKKVTIGTDGITVS, from the coding sequence ATGACCCACCCCGAAGAGCACAGCGGCACCGGTCCCACCCGTCGCACCGTCCTGGCCATCGCGGGCATCGCCGGCGTCGGGGTGGTGGCGGGCTGCAGCTCCGCGCAGGACGCCGCGAACGGCGTCGTCGACTCGGCCACGAGCTCGGCGAAGGAGGCCGTCAAGCAGGCCATCGACAAGGCCAGCATCCCCGTCGGGGGCGGCAAGATCTTCCCGGACCAGAAGGTCGTCGTGACCCAGCCGAAGGCGGGGGAGTTCAAGGCCTTCACCGCCGTCTGCACCCACCAGGGCTGCATCGTGAGCTCGGTCGCGAACGGCGTCATCACCTGCGGGTCCCCGTGCGGGCACGGGAGCGAGTACGACGCCGCGACCGGCCAGGTCAAGGTCGGTCCCGCGCCCAGCCCCCTCGCGGAGAAGAAGGTCACCATCGGCACGGACGGCATCACCGTCAGCTGA
- the uvrC gene encoding excinuclease ABC subunit UvrC, translating to MADPSTYRPAPGEIPVDPGVYRFRDRTGRVIYVGKAKSLRPRLSSYFQDLSQLHPRTQTMVTTATSVEWTVVSTEVEALQLEYSWIKEFDPRFNVKYRDDKSYPYLAVTLGDEYPRAQVMRGAKRKGTRYFGPYAHAWAIRETLDLLLRVFPVRTCSSGVFKRAGQVGRPCLLGYIDKCSAPCVGRVSAQEHRAIAEDFCDFMGGDTTRFVKRLEREMAAASRELEFEQAARLRDDLVALGKALEKSAVVLGDGTDADVFALAEDGLEVAVQVFHVRGGRIRGQRGWVAEMDAESVPEVVGHLLQQVYGGETGEGVPREVLVPVLPEDDDAVAEWLGALRGSGVQLRVPQRGDKRTLLETVRRNAEQSLARHKLARAGDLTARSQALHELQESLELADAPLRIECFDISHIQGSQVVGSMVVFEDGLARKSEYRRFVIRGEQVDDTAAMDEVLTRRFQRYLEERDSASDVELGPDSDSGPERIDPDTGRPKKFAYPPNLVVVDGGLPQVNAARAALDRLGIDDVAVVGLAKRLEEVWVPGQDYPVILPRTSEGLYLLQRVRDEAHRFAITFHRQRRSKAMTASVLDGIPGLGESRRKALLRHFGSVKKVRAATVEELQAVSGIGPALAATIAAELSSEGSPVPAVNLMTGEIVDDEGQQ from the coding sequence GTGGCTGACCCGTCGACCTACCGCCCCGCACCCGGCGAGATCCCGGTCGACCCGGGTGTCTACCGGTTCCGGGACCGCACCGGACGGGTCATCTACGTCGGCAAGGCCAAGTCCCTGCGCCCGCGTCTGTCCTCGTACTTCCAGGACCTCTCGCAGCTGCACCCGCGCACGCAGACCATGGTCACCACGGCGACCAGCGTCGAGTGGACCGTGGTGTCCACCGAGGTCGAGGCCCTCCAGCTCGAGTACTCCTGGATCAAGGAGTTCGACCCGCGGTTCAACGTCAAGTACCGCGACGACAAGTCCTACCCGTACCTCGCGGTGACCCTGGGGGACGAGTACCCCCGCGCGCAGGTCATGCGCGGTGCCAAGCGCAAGGGCACCCGGTACTTCGGGCCGTACGCCCACGCCTGGGCGATCCGCGAGACCCTCGACCTGCTGCTGCGCGTCTTCCCGGTGCGTACGTGCTCCTCGGGGGTCTTCAAGCGCGCCGGGCAGGTGGGCCGGCCGTGCCTCCTGGGGTACATCGACAAGTGCTCGGCCCCCTGCGTGGGCCGGGTGAGTGCCCAGGAGCACCGGGCCATCGCCGAGGACTTCTGCGACTTCATGGGCGGCGACACCACCCGGTTCGTCAAGCGGCTCGAGCGGGAGATGGCGGCCGCGTCGCGGGAGCTCGAGTTCGAGCAGGCGGCGCGGCTCCGGGACGACCTCGTCGCGCTGGGCAAGGCCCTCGAGAAGTCCGCCGTCGTGCTCGGGGACGGCACGGACGCCGACGTGTTCGCGCTGGCCGAGGACGGGCTCGAGGTGGCGGTCCAGGTGTTCCACGTGCGCGGCGGCCGCATCCGCGGGCAGCGCGGGTGGGTGGCCGAGATGGATGCCGAGTCGGTGCCGGAGGTCGTGGGGCACCTCCTGCAGCAGGTGTACGGCGGCGAGACCGGGGAGGGCGTCCCGCGCGAGGTCCTCGTGCCCGTCCTGCCCGAGGACGACGACGCCGTGGCCGAGTGGTTGGGGGCGCTGCGCGGGTCGGGAGTGCAGCTGCGCGTCCCGCAGCGCGGGGACAAGCGGACCCTGCTCGAGACCGTCCGCCGCAACGCCGAGCAGTCGCTGGCCCGGCACAAGCTGGCGCGGGCCGGCGACCTCACCGCCCGCAGCCAGGCCCTGCACGAGCTGCAGGAGTCGCTCGAGCTCGCCGACGCTCCGTTGCGGATCGAGTGCTTCGACATCAGCCACATCCAGGGCTCGCAGGTCGTGGGCTCGATGGTGGTGTTCGAGGACGGCCTGGCCCGCAAGTCCGAGTACCGCCGCTTCGTCATCCGCGGCGAGCAGGTCGACGACACCGCCGCCATGGACGAGGTGCTCACGCGGCGCTTCCAGCGCTACCTCGAGGAGCGCGACAGCGCCTCGGACGTCGAGCTCGGCCCCGACTCCGACAGCGGGCCCGAGCGGATCGACCCCGACACCGGGCGCCCCAAGAAGTTCGCGTACCCGCCCAACCTCGTGGTGGTCGACGGTGGCCTGCCGCAGGTCAACGCCGCGCGGGCCGCCCTGGACCGGCTCGGGATCGACGACGTCGCAGTCGTGGGCCTGGCCAAGCGGCTCGAGGAGGTCTGGGTGCCGGGACAGGACTACCCCGTGATCCTGCCGCGCACCAGCGAGGGCCTCTACCTGCTCCAGCGGGTGCGCGACGAGGCGCACCGGTTCGCCATCACGTTCCACCGCCAGCGGCGGTCCAAGGCGATGACCGCGAGCGTGCTGGACGGCATACCGGGTCTGGGGGAGTCGCGGCGCAAGGCGCTGCTGCGGCACTTCGGCTCGGTGAAGAAGGTGCGGGCCGCCACGGTCGAGGAGCTGCAGGCCGTTTCGGGCATCGGGCCTGCGCTCGCGGCCACGATTGCGGCAGAGTTGTCCTCGGAGGGGTCGCCCGTGCCCGCGGTGAACCTCATGACCGGTGAGATCGTCGACGACGAGGGGCAGCAGTGA